ATAAATGTACCGTTTTCTGTCATGAGTGGAAAATCACCCATGAAGACGTCCTGTTCCTTCACTTCTTCAGTTTCCTTGTTGTGCAGGCGGACTTTAACTCTGAGCGGTGCTGCGTATGTCACATCACGCTCTTTCGATTCATCCATCGGGTATTTCGGATCCTCCAGATGATAATCGACAAATTCTAACTGAAGATTTCCAGTGAAATCTTCGATTGGAGAAATATCACGGAACATTTCCCGCAAACCTTCCTCCAGGAACCAACCGTAAGATGCCGTCTGAATTTCGATTAAGTTCGGTAATTCTAAAACCTCACTAATCCGCGCGAAACTTCTACGCTGACGGTGTTGACCATATTGAACTAGATGACCTGTCAACTCATTCACCCCTCATTTACAATAATAATTCTTTTCAAAAACAGAAATACGGTGTACGATATAAAAAAACTAAAAAGAAAATGAGTTCTACTGCGAGCTCATTTTCGATTTGACAATTTTCTATCCATCATAAGTATGCCAAATAATGTTAACTTTCATGCAAAAGGGCACACGATTGCATTATATTAATTTATCCATCTTTTAACGCTACCATATATTTAACTTGTCGTCAAACTTTAATTGCCCTGATAATATGATAACCTTTTTTCTTTACGATAGTCTCAGCATTGCCAAAAAGTTTTTCTAAATGTTGAATCGTAGATGGCGCACCTTGTTTTTTCTGAATAACAACCCACAATTCGCCTCTGACTTTCAACTTGGTAAATGCACCATCGTAAAAACTAAAGACAGTTTTTTTTCCTGCCCGTATTGGTGGATTCGTCAGTATTGCGGAAAATTCTGTAGCTACAACACCAGTAAGTGCATCACTAGAATAGATTTCGACATTTGACACGTTATTATTCTCCGCGTTTTTAGCACTTAGCGATAGAGCCCGCTCATTCACGTCAACCATATGGATTTTTCGACCTGGAAATGAAGCAGCTATCGACAAACCAATCGGCCCATACCCGCAACCCACATCAAGCACATCACCTTCGACCTCCGGCATCACAAATGATTCCGCAAGAAGCTTCGAACCGAAATCCACATCTCCCTTACTGAAAACACCTGCATCCGTGACAAAGCGAAATGATTGTTGGCGTAACGTGACGGCTAACACCTTTGGCTGACTCTTCA
The window above is part of the Sporosarcina sp. 6E9 genome. Proteins encoded here:
- a CDS encoding class I SAM-dependent methyltransferase, producing MSEHYYSKDPTVKSQPKVLAVTLRQQSFRFVTDAGVFSKGDVDFGSKLLAESFVMPEVEGDVLDVGCGYGPIGLSIAASFPGRKIHMVDVNERALSLSAKNAENNNVSNVEIYSSDALTGVVATEFSAILTNPPIRAGKKTVFSFYDGAFTKLKVRGELWVVIQKKQGAPSTIQHLEKLFGNAETIVKKKGYHIIRAIKV